One genomic segment of Dysosmobacter sp. Marseille-Q4140 includes these proteins:
- a CDS encoding 3-phosphoshikimate 1-carboxyvinyltransferase has translation MDLQITPKKLSGTVTPPPSKSQAHRLAIAAVLSNGISTVRGVAMSQDVEATLRCLTALGGRWRETAPGVLEITGTGGRRTGADLPLLDCGESGSTLRFFIPIALAATGGGVFTGRGRLMERPQGPYFDLFREKGIFFERKDGVLTVRGRLTPGEYRLAGNVSSQFFTGLLFALPLLEGDSVLIPTTRLESVGYINMTREAMALAGVRTQWREGNTLFIPGNQRYQPLEAAVEADWSQAAFWYAAQGLGNAVTIAGLNPKSIQGDRVMASFAEMLRGEPLHGVTAPIWGPASAAPARPDRQIPARPGWSTPCVGSVSLPLTHCPDLAPPLAAWGALLNGDLYLKDAGRLRIKESDRLATITAALRALGADVTEEPERLIIIGKPSLPGGTVDCAGDHRIAMMAAIAATGCTGPVTLLGAECVKKSYPDFWEVYQSLGGEIHVL, from the coding sequence ATGGACCTTCAGATCACTCCGAAAAAGCTCTCCGGCACCGTGACGCCCCCGCCCAGCAAATCCCAGGCCCACCGGCTGGCGATCGCCGCCGTCCTGTCGAACGGAATCAGCACCGTCCGGGGCGTGGCCATGAGCCAGGACGTGGAGGCCACCCTCCGGTGCCTGACGGCCCTGGGCGGCCGCTGGCGGGAGACCGCCCCCGGCGTGCTGGAGATCACCGGCACCGGCGGCCGCCGGACCGGGGCGGACCTGCCCCTGCTGGACTGCGGGGAGAGCGGCTCCACCCTGCGCTTCTTCATCCCCATCGCCCTGGCGGCGACGGGCGGCGGCGTGTTCACCGGCCGCGGCCGGCTCATGGAGCGGCCCCAGGGCCCCTACTTTGACCTGTTCCGGGAAAAGGGCATCTTTTTTGAGCGGAAGGACGGCGTCCTCACCGTCCGGGGCCGGCTGACTCCGGGGGAGTACCGCCTGGCGGGCAACGTCTCCAGCCAGTTCTTCACCGGCCTTCTGTTCGCCCTGCCCCTGCTGGAGGGGGACTCCGTTCTGATCCCCACCACGCGCCTGGAGAGCGTGGGCTACATCAACATGACCCGGGAGGCCATGGCGCTGGCCGGTGTCCGCACCCAGTGGCGGGAGGGCAACACCCTGTTCATCCCCGGGAACCAGCGCTACCAGCCCCTTGAGGCGGCGGTGGAGGCCGACTGGTCCCAGGCGGCCTTCTGGTACGCCGCCCAGGGCCTGGGCAACGCCGTGACCATTGCGGGATTGAACCCCAAATCCATCCAGGGGGACCGGGTCATGGCCAGCTTTGCCGAAATGCTGCGGGGCGAGCCTCTGCATGGCGTCACGGCGCCCATCTGGGGGCCCGCCTCCGCCGCGCCCGCACGGCCGGATCGGCAGATCCCGGCGCGGCCCGGCTGGTCCACTCCCTGCGTTGGCAGCGTCAGCCTGCCCCTCACCCACTGCCCGGACCTGGCGCCGCCGCTTGCGGCCTGGGGCGCCTTGCTCAACGGGGACCTCTATCTCAAGGACGCCGGGCGGCTGCGGATCAAGGAGAGCGACCGGCTGGCCACCATCACCGCCGCCCTGCGGGCCCTGGGGGCCGACGTGACCGAGGAGCCGGAGCGGCTCATCATCATCGGAAAGCCCTCCCTGCCCGGCGGCACCGTGGACTGCGCGGGCGACCACCGCATCGCCATGATGGCGGCCATCGCCGCCACCGGCTGCACGGGCCCGGTGACGCTGCTGGGCGCGGAGTGCGTGAAAAAATCCTACCCGGATTTCTGGGAGGTCTACCAATCCCTGGGAGGTGAGATCCATGTCCTCTGA
- the aroC gene encoding chorismate synthase — MSSEFGHLLKISVFGQSHGTAIGVVVDGLPAGEAVDLTELQTFLDRRKPGKNPLSTARKEADAPTFLSGLENGMTCGAPLCAVIQNGDQHSGDYAGLTDTPRPGHADYTAAVKWGGHADMRGGGHFSGRLTAPLCIAGGIAKQILARRGVFVGAHLKEVAGIPDAPFPLRPSAELFQEVAAKAFPVLDDGAGERMRAAILAAREDLDSVGGIVECAATGLPAGLGDPMFDGVENRLAAALFGIPAVKGLEFGAGFDAARLRGSENNDPFVLDHGAVAAESNRAGGILGGITTGMPLLLRAAFKPTPSIARPQRTVRLSTTEETDLEIRGRHDPCIAHRAVPVVEAVTAAVLLDLLLEGNHGTF; from the coding sequence ATGTCCTCTGAGTTCGGACACCTTTTGAAGATCAGCGTATTCGGCCAGTCCCACGGAACGGCCATCGGCGTGGTGGTGGACGGCCTGCCCGCGGGCGAGGCCGTGGACCTCACCGAGCTGCAAACCTTCCTGGACCGGCGGAAACCGGGGAAGAACCCCCTCTCCACCGCCCGGAAGGAGGCCGACGCACCCACGTTCTTATCGGGTCTTGAAAACGGGATGACCTGCGGCGCGCCGCTGTGCGCCGTCATCCAAAACGGCGACCAGCACTCCGGGGACTACGCCGGGCTCACCGACACTCCCCGCCCCGGCCACGCGGACTACACCGCCGCCGTGAAGTGGGGCGGCCACGCGGACATGCGGGGCGGCGGCCACTTCTCCGGCCGGCTGACGGCGCCCCTTTGCATCGCGGGCGGCATCGCCAAGCAGATCCTGGCCCGCCGGGGCGTTTTCGTGGGCGCCCACTTAAAAGAAGTGGCCGGGATCCCCGACGCGCCCTTCCCCCTGCGTCCCTCGGCGGAGCTGTTTCAGGAGGTGGCCGCCAAGGCCTTCCCGGTGCTGGACGACGGCGCCGGAGAGCGGATGCGGGCCGCCATCCTGGCGGCCCGGGAGGACCTGGACTCCGTGGGCGGCATCGTGGAGTGCGCCGCCACCGGCCTGCCCGCCGGGCTGGGAGATCCCATGTTCGACGGGGTGGAGAACCGCCTGGCGGCGGCCCTCTTCGGCATCCCCGCCGTGAAGGGGCTGGAGTTCGGCGCGGGCTTTGACGCCGCCCGGCTCCGGGGCTCCGAGAACAACGACCCCTTTGTCCTGGACCACGGCGCTGTGGCTGCGGAGTCCAACCGGGCCGGGGGCATCCTGGGAGGCATCACCACCGGGATGCCGCTCCTTCTGCGGGCGGCCTTCAAGCCAACGCCGTCCATCGCCCGGCCGCAAAGGACCGTGCGGCTGTCCACCACGGAGGAAACCGATCTGGAGATCCGGGGCCGTCACGACCCCTGCATCGCCCACCGGGCCGTCCCGGTGGTGGAGGCGGTCACCGCCGCCGTGCTGTTAGATTTATTATTGGAGGGTAATCATGGAACTTTCTGA
- a CDS encoding chorismate mutase → MELSEIRTKIDAVDDQLLELFLQRMQLSDEVAAYKNEHRLPILNKQREREILAKVTEKSGDKERYAYHLFSTLFELARSRQAELIDAPTHVEAQVKASLAAGGEVFPQTGLVACQGVEGANSQVACDRILPRGNIVYVKTFQAVASAVESGLCKFGVLPIENSSNGSVRAVYELLQDHKLSVVRSTRLCIRHELLALPGAKLSDITEIYSHEQAIGQCSRFLTGLNGVRVVPCDNTAAAAQMVAERGDKHVAAISSHPCAALYGLECLKDDIQDSDNNYTRFFCVAKDPVIYAGANRISLIIACENKPGALYDILSKLAALGINMTKLESCPVTGRNFEFIFFLELEASVHEPGVLPMLEELERSCQSFQFLGSYAEV, encoded by the coding sequence ATGGAACTTTCTGAGATCCGCACGAAAATCGACGCCGTGGACGACCAGCTGCTGGAGCTGTTCCTCCAGCGGATGCAGCTGTCCGACGAAGTGGCCGCCTACAAGAACGAGCACCGTCTGCCCATCCTCAACAAGCAGCGGGAGCGGGAGATCCTGGCCAAGGTCACGGAGAAGTCCGGCGACAAGGAGCGCTACGCCTACCATCTCTTCTCCACCCTCTTTGAGCTGGCCCGGTCCCGGCAGGCGGAGCTGATCGACGCCCCCACCCATGTGGAGGCCCAGGTGAAGGCCTCCCTGGCCGCCGGCGGCGAGGTGTTCCCCCAGACGGGCCTGGTGGCCTGCCAGGGCGTGGAGGGCGCCAACTCCCAGGTGGCCTGCGACCGCATCCTGCCCCGGGGCAACATCGTCTACGTCAAGACCTTCCAGGCCGTGGCCTCCGCCGTGGAGTCGGGCCTGTGCAAATTCGGCGTTCTGCCCATCGAGAACAGCTCCAACGGCTCCGTGAGAGCGGTCTACGAGCTGCTCCAGGACCACAAGCTGTCCGTGGTGCGCTCCACCCGCCTGTGCATCCGCCACGAGCTGCTGGCCCTGCCCGGCGCCAAGCTCTCCGACATCACGGAAATCTACTCCCACGAGCAGGCCATCGGCCAGTGCAGCCGCTTCCTGACAGGCCTCAACGGCGTGCGGGTGGTGCCCTGTGACAACACCGCCGCAGCCGCCCAAATGGTGGCCGAGCGGGGCGACAAGCACGTGGCCGCTATCTCCTCCCACCCCTGCGCCGCCCTGTACGGCCTGGAGTGCCTGAAGGACGACATCCAGGACAGCGACAACAACTACACCCGCTTTTTCTGCGTGGCCAAGGACCCGGTGATCTACGCCGGCGCCAACCGCATCAGCCTCATCATCGCCTGTGAGAACAAGCCCGGTGCCCTGTACGACATCCTCTCCAAGCTGGCGGCCCTGGGCATCAACATGACCAAGCTGGAGTCCTGCCCCGTCACGGGCCGGAACTTCGAGTTCATCTTCTTCCTGGAGCTGGAGGCCTCCGTCCACGAGCCCGGCGTCCTGCCCATGCTGGAGGAGCTGGAGCGCAGCTGCCAGAGCTTCCAGTTCCTGGGCAGCTACGCGGAAGTGTGA